A window of the Methanomassiliicoccales archaeon genome harbors these coding sequences:
- a CDS encoding DUF998 domain-containing protein, with protein MPIKKLLLRIGAFCGLIGALVFSIMWISAAYVDSNWVLGEQTLSELGGDRPGRDLFNSGVIIEALLSILFVFALRISFENDKLGKLGTDVFFFAAISLLGVGIFPITTGIYHTIASYGFFGLALLALAILIKPLHKSAIFGRLYSMLTLIAITISLVFVFLTSIPLAEAVAVICLLVWSSAVSIKMVTVKLT; from the coding sequence AATTGGTGCCCTCGTGTTTTCGATTATGTGGATAAGTGCAGCCTATGTAGATTCGAATTGGGTGCTTGGCGAACAGACTCTAAGCGAACTGGGCGGCGATCGTCCAGGCCGTGATCTGTTTAACAGTGGTGTGATTATCGAGGCTTTGTTGAGTATACTCTTCGTTTTTGCTCTGAGAATCTCATTCGAAAATGATAAATTGGGCAAGTTAGGCACAGACGTTTTCTTCTTCGCTGCTATCTCATTGCTAGGGGTTGGCATATTCCCAATAACCACAGGTATTTATCACACCATTGCGAGTTATGGGTTTTTTGGCTTGGCACTTCTGGCATTGGCAATCCTAATTAAACCGCTTCATAAATCCGCGATTTTCGGCAGACTTTATTCAATGCTCACACTTATCGCGATAACAATTTCACTGGTATTTGTTTTCTTAACAAGCATACCATTGGCGGAAGCGGTTGCGGTCATTTGCCTGCTCGTCTGGTCATCTGCCGTGTCAATCAAGATGGTCACAGTGAAACTCACTTAA
- the hypA gene encoding hydrogenase maturation nickel metallochaperone HypA, producing MHEVSVMSSIIRCVLEELNHYRVKRVKELNMVVGELTFLGEDQLRFAYEILTKGTLLEGAELIIEKEEVIIRCPACGFEGPANRMTDESFHFMTPVLACPICNNHAEIVKGKSCSVTSIRVEEY from the coding sequence ATGCACGAAGTCTCGGTAATGTCGAGCATCATTCGATGTGTTCTTGAAGAACTGAATCATTATCGTGTAAAAAGAGTTAAAGAGCTCAACATGGTTGTTGGTGAATTGACATTTCTAGGCGAGGATCAACTTCGTTTCGCATATGAAATCTTGACGAAGGGAACGTTGTTGGAAGGAGCGGAATTGATCATTGAAAAAGAAGAAGTCATCATTCGTTGTCCCGCCTGCGGTTTTGAAGGACCTGCAAATCGCATGACTGATGAATCCTTTCATTTCATGACGCCAGTTTTAGCGTGCCCAATATGTAATAATCATGCGGAAATCGTTAAGGGAAAAAGTTGTAGCGTCACATCCATTCGGGTGGAGGAGTATTGA
- the hypD gene encoding hydrogenase formation protein HypD, producing the protein MFRYRDRELAKQIIRKIADLKVEAMFMHVCGTHQDTLVRYGLQSLLEEVGIEIRQGPGCPVCVTTAREIEEAMTIAKAGITLAVFGDILAVPTPNGSLADLRAEGCDIRVVYSIDEAVKIATTGKEVVFMAIGFETTAPTTASTIFSQPPLNFSILSSHRLIPPALRTILDMGEIRVSGLIQPGHVSAIIGLKQYEDIARLYKIPQVVAGFEPLDLLVGIYMLAKQVKEGTSAVENEYSRVVRPQGNQKALSLISEVFKTVDREWRGFPIISESALELKDKYDDYNARKKYENILANVSTEEFILGCRCGEVLRGLMKSKECPLFGKQCTPKNPLGPCMVSREGSCNITYRYSQQD; encoded by the coding sequence ATGTTCAGATACAGAGACAGGGAGCTCGCGAAGCAAATAATCAGGAAAATTGCAGATCTAAAAGTTGAGGCAATGTTCATGCACGTTTGTGGTACTCACCAGGATACCCTGGTTCGTTATGGCCTTCAATCTTTGCTGGAAGAGGTCGGGATCGAAATAAGGCAGGGACCAGGTTGCCCTGTCTGCGTGACTACAGCACGTGAAATAGAGGAGGCCATGACGATTGCAAAGGCGGGAATTACACTCGCTGTCTTTGGCGATATCCTAGCCGTTCCAACTCCGAACGGATCTCTAGCAGATCTGAGGGCAGAGGGATGCGACATCAGAGTTGTTTATTCAATCGATGAGGCAGTGAAGATCGCCACCACAGGAAAGGAAGTGGTTTTCATGGCGATAGGTTTTGAAACGACCGCTCCAACGACGGCGTCAACAATATTTTCACAGCCACCACTGAACTTTTCTATTCTAAGTTCGCACAGATTGATCCCCCCTGCCCTCAGGACGATTCTTGATATGGGTGAAATCAGGGTAAGTGGACTGATTCAGCCTGGTCATGTCAGCGCTATAATAGGTCTCAAGCAGTATGAGGACATAGCAAGACTATACAAGATCCCACAGGTCGTTGCTGGATTTGAACCTCTCGATTTACTGGTGGGCATCTACATGCTTGCGAAACAGGTCAAAGAAGGAACTTCAGCTGTAGAGAATGAATACTCTCGTGTTGTCCGACCTCAGGGCAACCAGAAGGCTCTCTCGCTTATTTCTGAGGTTTTCAAGACAGTTGATCGAGAATGGCGGGGATTCCCGATCATTTCCGAGAGTGCTCTTGAATTAAAGGATAAGTACGATGACTACAACGCTCGCAAAAAATATGAAAACATACTTGCGAATGTATCAACCGAAGAATTCATACTAGGATGCAGATGTGGAGAGGTTCTTCGCGGTCTGATGAAATCAAAAGAATGTCCTCTCTTTGGTAAGCAATGCACTCCAAAAAATCCATTGGGACCATGTATGGTGAGCAGGGAAGGTAGTTGTAATATCACATATCGGTATAGCCAGCAGGATTAA